The Pocillopora verrucosa isolate sample1 chromosome 14, ASM3666991v2, whole genome shotgun sequence genome has a segment encoding these proteins:
- the LOC131776455 gene encoding sterol regulatory element-binding protein 1 isoform X1 produces the protein MADPPDDGWQSLLSETIPELGTNFNDDRAMNDPMIGDFDEGFLDFLCGAPSDGDQEQNSTALSPGVNLKTDPSQLILSPPITPPESMDTDDDSSSSLNFADYLSKLTTQQQDQSPFPMFQPKVKVKQEPGVCDPGQHGTPTQNQNTTTQYLLNLLQGQNSKPAPPAMHTKSLEQLLQEPSILAPTSQSCAVTVQQPTVVTQQVPQMSQTTPQLLQLLLQQQQQQQQQQQQQQQQQQQQQQQQQQQQQQQQQQQQQQQQQQQQLPQLQPKLQLPTVQPQCSTSQPSSSQNTLLQQLLQQLGVLPKQSTTVVPQQQVVVPEEQLSPQQQVPSPASISSLSSAPGSPVHPTSPVLPVHSNSQVTSPQTQQNLVQPQIVKPDSASTVIGTIELSQSQIQPTLSQGPNGVLTATIPIVLDPNKIPISRLTNGKGQGGVKTEKRSAHNLIEKRYRTSINDKIVELKDLVCGPDAKMNKAGVLRKAIEVIMKLQNENARLKQENMSLKMAQQKRETITELVRKQKEHQVKKEVMEDCTMTEAEAVKSEESNKIEEVAKASSVITSPLTPPTPDPQSKDKTHIKVEALPVNSCGMMDRTRVALFAFMFTFLFINPLSYIVPQLDKGMLFSNPVESERPRAAGRTLHSYGENVTIQQENWLWNTALIALNWSLHAFVALAVLVRIFVFGEPVTRPHSDNAVLFWRHRNQADEDLIKGDTISAARHLEICLRALKRPLPVSKLDVACGLVWQLMRHVLQRLWIGTWLASAAGGINLWGRSTDTKDYAKISAKDAALVYHKLHQLSLTGHVSVNGWRSSFLGLAAVNLAESADKLISIDILAEIYVSAAIQIRTSFPDGLHFIARYFLGRAQTSYASRGTTVPASLQWLFRPKGHRFFVSSRWTCQGGDSMWASISDKTNPVAHVSQAFREYLLRYALSSIVLPSATDEDTTGDKSVRDALRYLHMLNECASTSEKPVNMSSAVGDDEVSKWWVAVGMVAVHWLQGEDETAERFYSTIESVPKSLWNAEDPVANSRDPLAKAILRAYLAKKQILSGDTQPSSLEDCAQLCKKSGLHLQESINLTSSLYQSTSSRLHQLAQLLCCDWLLGTRKDIWEFSQKPRFTATVPTDPVELRSFQNDLESLQKLTHNLPAALPRLYLYEAVARLMAGANPTETHHLLQRSTLRQRVVTSRHHKGQQPEDEGDEEETTCVTGEREKAAALMMACRHLPLPFLSGPCQRKKMLVEAATSLEKIGDKRTLQECQQLLLQLNSVSAVE, from the exons ATGGCGGACCCTCCGGACGATGGATGGCAGTCACTTTTGAGTGAAACGATACCTGAGTTAGGAACGAATTTTAACGATGATAGAGCCATGAATGATCCTATGATAGGCGATTTTGACG AGGGATTTTTGGATTTCCTTTGTGGAGCACCATCTGATGGTGATCAGGAACAAAACAGTACAGCACTTTCACCTGGGGTGAACCTTAAGACTGACCCTTCACAGCTTATTCTCTCACCTCCAATCACACCTCCAGAGTCAATGGATACAGATGATGATTCTTCATCCTCACTGAACTTTGCAGACTATCTCTCCAAACTTACAACACAACAACAAGACCAATCACCATTTCCTATGTTTCAACCCAAGGTAAAGGTGAAACAGGAGCCAGGAGTTTGTGATCCTGGTCAGCATGGCACTCCTACACAGAATCAGAACACCACCACCCAGTACCTGCTTAATTTACTTCAAGGACAGAATTCCAAACCAGCTCCCCCTGCAATGCACACCAAGAGCTTAGAACAGCTTCTTCAGGAGCCTTCAATCCTTGCACCAACCTCACAGTCTTGTGCTGTTACAGTCCAACAGCCAACAGTTGTTACACAACAGGTACCACAGATGTCTCAGACAACCCCTCAACTCCTGCAGCTGCTGcttcaacaacagcaacagcaacagcagcagcaacaacaacaacaacaacagcagcagcagcaacaacaacagcagcagcagcaacaacagcaacagcaacagcaacaacagcagcaacaacaacagcagcagcaactGCCGCAATTACAACCAAAGCTTCAGCTGCCAACTGTCCAGCCACAGTGTTCAACAAGCCAGCCTTCATCAAGTCAGAACACTCTGCTACAACAGCTTTTGCAGCAACTGGGTGTGTTACCCAAACAGAGCACAACTGTAGTGCCACAGCAGCAAGTGGTAGTTCCTGAAGAACAGTTATCTCCTCAACAACAGGTTCCCTCTCCAGCCTCTATCTCTTCACTGTCATCAGCACCAGGATCCCCTGTCCATCCAACTTCTCCAGTGTTGCCTGTTCATTCAAATTCACAAGTCACAAGTCCACAAACTCAGCAG AATCTTGTGCAACCACAGATCGTAAAGCCAGATTCTGCTTCCACTGTCATTGGAACTATTGAACTTAGCCAATCACAGATTCAGCCCACACTGTCCCAAGGTCCTAATGGGGTCCTAACAGCTACAATTCCCATTGTCTTGGATCCAAACAAGATTCCAATTAGTCGCCTGACAAATGGTAAGGGCCAAGGAGGAGTCAAAACAGAAAAGCGATCAGCTCACAATTTGATTGAGAAGCGATACCGCACAAGTATCAATGACAAGATTGTGGAGTTGAAAGACCTTGTGTGTGGGCCAGATGCAAAG atgaaCAAGGCTGGTGTGTTGCGGAAGGCCATAGAGGTAATAATGAAGCTCCAAAATGAAAATGCACGCctcaaacaagaaaacatgaGTTTGAAAATGGCACAGCAAAAAAGAG AAACCATCACAGAGCTTGTTCGAAAGCAAAAGGAACATCAGGTAAAGAAAGAGGTAATGGAAGACTGCACTATGACGGAGGCTGAAGCTGTAAAGAGTGAAGAATCCAACAAGATAGAAGAAGTTGCCAAAGCTAGTAGTGTTATAACAAGCCCTCTTACACCTCCTACACCAGATCCACAGAGCAAAGACAAGACTCACATCAAAGTAGAAGCCCTGCCTGTCAATAGCTGTGGAATGATGGATCGCACCCGCGTGGCATTGTTTGCTTTCatgtttacctttttgtttATCAACCCTTTGAGTTACATTGTGCCTCAGCTTGATAAAG GTATGCTTTTCTCTAACCCTGTGGAAAGTGAAAGACCCCGTGCTGCCGGAAGGACATTGCATTCTTATGGGGAAAATGTCACCATACAGCAGGAAAATTGGCTTTGGAATACTGCCCTGATTGCCCTTAACTGGTCTCTGCATGCTTTTGTAGCCTTGGCAGTGTTGGTGCGTATCTTTGTGTTTGGGGAGCCTGTGACGAGACCACACTCTGATAATGCAGTCTTATTCTGGAGACACAGAAATCAAGCTGATGAAGACTTAATTAAG ggtGATACTATCTCAGCAGCTCGTCACCTAGAAATTTGCCTCAGGGCACTAAAACGTCCCCTTCCTGTTTCAAAGCTTGACGTGGCTTGTGGCCTTGTTTGGCAGTTGATGCGTCATGTTCTTCAGAGGCTATGGATTGGAACTTGGCTTGCATCTGCTGCTGGAGGAATAAATTTATGGGGACGAAGTACTGATACAAAGGATTATGCTAAAATATCAGCCAAAGATGCAGCTTTAGTCTACCATAAGTTGCATCAATTGAGCCTTACAG GTCATGTCTCTGTGAATGGCTGGCGTTCTTCCTTTCTTGGCTTGGCAGCTGTGAACCTTGCAGAGTCTGCGGACAAACTGATAAGCATCGACATCTTAGCAGAAATCTACGTATCAGCTGCAATACAGATAAGGACTTCATTCCCAGATGGACTTCACTTTATTGCT AGGTACTTCCTTGGCCGGGCACAAACATCTTATGCATCTCGTGGAACAACAGTTCCAGCTTCACTGCAGTGGCTCTTCCGCCCAAAGGGACACCGCTTCTTTGTCAGCAGTCGGTGGACCTGCCAGGGAGGTGATAGCATGTGGGCCAGTATAAGTGACAAAA CCAACCCAGTGGCTCATGTGAGTCAAGCATTCCGGGAGTACCTCCTCCGATATGCTCTCTCATCTATTGTATTACCAAGTGCAACAGATGAAGATACCACTGGTGATAAGAGTGTGCGAGATGCCCTCAGGTATCTTCACATGCTGAACGAGTGTGCATCTACTAGTGAGAAGCCTGTCAACATGTCTTCAGCTGTTGGTGATGATGAGGTTTCCAAATGGTGGGTAGCAGTGGGAATGGTGGCAGTTCATTGGCTGCAAGGAGAAGACGAGACTGCTGAGAGGTTTTACAGTACAATTGAGAGTGTTCCCAAGAGCTTGTGGAATGCAGA AGATCCTGTGGCAAACTCAAGAGACCCATTAGCAAAAGCTATCCTTAGAGCGTACCTAGCTAAGAAACAGATTTTGAGTGGGGACACGCAACCCAGCTCACTTGAAGATTGTGCACAGCTGTGCAAGAAGTCGGGTCTTCATCTGCAAGAGAGCATCAACCTGACATCGTCTCTGTACCAGTCCACCAGCAGCCGCCTACACCAGCTCGCACAGCTTTTGTGCTGTGATTGGCTGCTGGGTACTCGAAAGGATATCTGGGAATTTTCACAGAAGCCTCGCTTTACTGCGACTGTCCCAACTGATCCGGTTGAGTTGCGTTCGTTTCAGAATGATTTGGAGAGTTTGCAGAAACTCACCCACAACCTCCCAGCTGCTCTGCCAAGG CTCTATTTATACGAGGCTGTGGCTCGTCTAATGGCAGGCGCCAACCCTACTGAGACTCACCATCTGTTACAGAGGAGCACGCTGAGACAGCGAGTGGTCACCTCTCGTCACCACAAAGGACAGCAGCCTGAAGACGAAG GAGACGAGGAAGAGACAACATGTGTAACAGGTGAGCGGGAGAAGGCTGCAGCCCTTATGATGGCCTGCCGACACCTCCCTCTGCCTTTCCTATCCGGTCCGTGTCAACGTAAGAAGATGCTGGTTGAGGCTGCCACTTCCCTGGAGAAAATCGGAGACAAGCGAACACTGCAGGAATGTCAGCAACTTCTGCTTCAGCTGAACTCGGTTTCAGCCGTCGAATGA
- the LOC131776455 gene encoding sterol regulatory element-binding protein 1 isoform X2, which translates to MDTDDDSSSSLNFADYLSKLTTQQQDQSPFPMFQPKVKVKQEPGVCDPGQHGTPTQNQNTTTQYLLNLLQGQNSKPAPPAMHTKSLEQLLQEPSILAPTSQSCAVTVQQPTVVTQQVPQMSQTTPQLLQLLLQQQQQQQQQQQQQQQQQQQQQQQQQQQQQQQQQQQQQQQQQQQQLPQLQPKLQLPTVQPQCSTSQPSSSQNTLLQQLLQQLGVLPKQSTTVVPQQQVVVPEEQLSPQQQVPSPASISSLSSAPGSPVHPTSPVLPVHSNSQVTSPQTQQNLVQPQIVKPDSASTVIGTIELSQSQIQPTLSQGPNGVLTATIPIVLDPNKIPISRLTNGKGQGGVKTEKRSAHNLIEKRYRTSINDKIVELKDLVCGPDAKMNKAGVLRKAIEVIMKLQNENARLKQENMSLKMAQQKRETITELVRKQKEHQVKKEVMEDCTMTEAEAVKSEESNKIEEVAKASSVITSPLTPPTPDPQSKDKTHIKVEALPVNSCGMMDRTRVALFAFMFTFLFINPLSYIVPQLDKGMLFSNPVESERPRAAGRTLHSYGENVTIQQENWLWNTALIALNWSLHAFVALAVLVRIFVFGEPVTRPHSDNAVLFWRHRNQADEDLIKGDTISAARHLEICLRALKRPLPVSKLDVACGLVWQLMRHVLQRLWIGTWLASAAGGINLWGRSTDTKDYAKISAKDAALVYHKLHQLSLTGHVSVNGWRSSFLGLAAVNLAESADKLISIDILAEIYVSAAIQIRTSFPDGLHFIARYFLGRAQTSYASRGTTVPASLQWLFRPKGHRFFVSSRWTCQGGDSMWASISDKTNPVAHVSQAFREYLLRYALSSIVLPSATDEDTTGDKSVRDALRYLHMLNECASTSEKPVNMSSAVGDDEVSKWWVAVGMVAVHWLQGEDETAERFYSTIESVPKSLWNAEDPVANSRDPLAKAILRAYLAKKQILSGDTQPSSLEDCAQLCKKSGLHLQESINLTSSLYQSTSSRLHQLAQLLCCDWLLGTRKDIWEFSQKPRFTATVPTDPVELRSFQNDLESLQKLTHNLPAALPRLYLYEAVARLMAGANPTETHHLLQRSTLRQRVVTSRHHKGQQPEDEGDEEETTCVTGEREKAAALMMACRHLPLPFLSGPCQRKKMLVEAATSLEKIGDKRTLQECQQLLLQLNSVSAVE; encoded by the exons ATGGATACAGATGATGATTCTTCATCCTCACTGAACTTTGCAGACTATCTCTCCAAACTTACAACACAACAACAAGACCAATCACCATTTCCTATGTTTCAACCCAAGGTAAAGGTGAAACAGGAGCCAGGAGTTTGTGATCCTGGTCAGCATGGCACTCCTACACAGAATCAGAACACCACCACCCAGTACCTGCTTAATTTACTTCAAGGACAGAATTCCAAACCAGCTCCCCCTGCAATGCACACCAAGAGCTTAGAACAGCTTCTTCAGGAGCCTTCAATCCTTGCACCAACCTCACAGTCTTGTGCTGTTACAGTCCAACAGCCAACAGTTGTTACACAACAGGTACCACAGATGTCTCAGACAACCCCTCAACTCCTGCAGCTGCTGcttcaacaacagcaacagcaacagcagcagcaacaacaacaacaacaacagcagcagcagcaacaacaacagcagcagcagcaacaacagcaacagcaacagcaacaacagcagcaacaacaacagcagcagcaactGCCGCAATTACAACCAAAGCTTCAGCTGCCAACTGTCCAGCCACAGTGTTCAACAAGCCAGCCTTCATCAAGTCAGAACACTCTGCTACAACAGCTTTTGCAGCAACTGGGTGTGTTACCCAAACAGAGCACAACTGTAGTGCCACAGCAGCAAGTGGTAGTTCCTGAAGAACAGTTATCTCCTCAACAACAGGTTCCCTCTCCAGCCTCTATCTCTTCACTGTCATCAGCACCAGGATCCCCTGTCCATCCAACTTCTCCAGTGTTGCCTGTTCATTCAAATTCACAAGTCACAAGTCCACAAACTCAGCAG AATCTTGTGCAACCACAGATCGTAAAGCCAGATTCTGCTTCCACTGTCATTGGAACTATTGAACTTAGCCAATCACAGATTCAGCCCACACTGTCCCAAGGTCCTAATGGGGTCCTAACAGCTACAATTCCCATTGTCTTGGATCCAAACAAGATTCCAATTAGTCGCCTGACAAATGGTAAGGGCCAAGGAGGAGTCAAAACAGAAAAGCGATCAGCTCACAATTTGATTGAGAAGCGATACCGCACAAGTATCAATGACAAGATTGTGGAGTTGAAAGACCTTGTGTGTGGGCCAGATGCAAAG atgaaCAAGGCTGGTGTGTTGCGGAAGGCCATAGAGGTAATAATGAAGCTCCAAAATGAAAATGCACGCctcaaacaagaaaacatgaGTTTGAAAATGGCACAGCAAAAAAGAG AAACCATCACAGAGCTTGTTCGAAAGCAAAAGGAACATCAGGTAAAGAAAGAGGTAATGGAAGACTGCACTATGACGGAGGCTGAAGCTGTAAAGAGTGAAGAATCCAACAAGATAGAAGAAGTTGCCAAAGCTAGTAGTGTTATAACAAGCCCTCTTACACCTCCTACACCAGATCCACAGAGCAAAGACAAGACTCACATCAAAGTAGAAGCCCTGCCTGTCAATAGCTGTGGAATGATGGATCGCACCCGCGTGGCATTGTTTGCTTTCatgtttacctttttgtttATCAACCCTTTGAGTTACATTGTGCCTCAGCTTGATAAAG GTATGCTTTTCTCTAACCCTGTGGAAAGTGAAAGACCCCGTGCTGCCGGAAGGACATTGCATTCTTATGGGGAAAATGTCACCATACAGCAGGAAAATTGGCTTTGGAATACTGCCCTGATTGCCCTTAACTGGTCTCTGCATGCTTTTGTAGCCTTGGCAGTGTTGGTGCGTATCTTTGTGTTTGGGGAGCCTGTGACGAGACCACACTCTGATAATGCAGTCTTATTCTGGAGACACAGAAATCAAGCTGATGAAGACTTAATTAAG ggtGATACTATCTCAGCAGCTCGTCACCTAGAAATTTGCCTCAGGGCACTAAAACGTCCCCTTCCTGTTTCAAAGCTTGACGTGGCTTGTGGCCTTGTTTGGCAGTTGATGCGTCATGTTCTTCAGAGGCTATGGATTGGAACTTGGCTTGCATCTGCTGCTGGAGGAATAAATTTATGGGGACGAAGTACTGATACAAAGGATTATGCTAAAATATCAGCCAAAGATGCAGCTTTAGTCTACCATAAGTTGCATCAATTGAGCCTTACAG GTCATGTCTCTGTGAATGGCTGGCGTTCTTCCTTTCTTGGCTTGGCAGCTGTGAACCTTGCAGAGTCTGCGGACAAACTGATAAGCATCGACATCTTAGCAGAAATCTACGTATCAGCTGCAATACAGATAAGGACTTCATTCCCAGATGGACTTCACTTTATTGCT AGGTACTTCCTTGGCCGGGCACAAACATCTTATGCATCTCGTGGAACAACAGTTCCAGCTTCACTGCAGTGGCTCTTCCGCCCAAAGGGACACCGCTTCTTTGTCAGCAGTCGGTGGACCTGCCAGGGAGGTGATAGCATGTGGGCCAGTATAAGTGACAAAA CCAACCCAGTGGCTCATGTGAGTCAAGCATTCCGGGAGTACCTCCTCCGATATGCTCTCTCATCTATTGTATTACCAAGTGCAACAGATGAAGATACCACTGGTGATAAGAGTGTGCGAGATGCCCTCAGGTATCTTCACATGCTGAACGAGTGTGCATCTACTAGTGAGAAGCCTGTCAACATGTCTTCAGCTGTTGGTGATGATGAGGTTTCCAAATGGTGGGTAGCAGTGGGAATGGTGGCAGTTCATTGGCTGCAAGGAGAAGACGAGACTGCTGAGAGGTTTTACAGTACAATTGAGAGTGTTCCCAAGAGCTTGTGGAATGCAGA AGATCCTGTGGCAAACTCAAGAGACCCATTAGCAAAAGCTATCCTTAGAGCGTACCTAGCTAAGAAACAGATTTTGAGTGGGGACACGCAACCCAGCTCACTTGAAGATTGTGCACAGCTGTGCAAGAAGTCGGGTCTTCATCTGCAAGAGAGCATCAACCTGACATCGTCTCTGTACCAGTCCACCAGCAGCCGCCTACACCAGCTCGCACAGCTTTTGTGCTGTGATTGGCTGCTGGGTACTCGAAAGGATATCTGGGAATTTTCACAGAAGCCTCGCTTTACTGCGACTGTCCCAACTGATCCGGTTGAGTTGCGTTCGTTTCAGAATGATTTGGAGAGTTTGCAGAAACTCACCCACAACCTCCCAGCTGCTCTGCCAAGG CTCTATTTATACGAGGCTGTGGCTCGTCTAATGGCAGGCGCCAACCCTACTGAGACTCACCATCTGTTACAGAGGAGCACGCTGAGACAGCGAGTGGTCACCTCTCGTCACCACAAAGGACAGCAGCCTGAAGACGAAG GAGACGAGGAAGAGACAACATGTGTAACAGGTGAGCGGGAGAAGGCTGCAGCCCTTATGATGGCCTGCCGACACCTCCCTCTGCCTTTCCTATCCGGTCCGTGTCAACGTAAGAAGATGCTGGTTGAGGCTGCCACTTCCCTGGAGAAAATCGGAGACAAGCGAACACTGCAGGAATGTCAGCAACTTCTGCTTCAGCTGAACTCGGTTTCAGCCGTCGAATGA